The following DNA comes from Papaver somniferum cultivar HN1 chromosome 4, ASM357369v1, whole genome shotgun sequence.
ttaatgaggcaattgatttcagcacaagtcatcaagtagaggacgacatttgaagaactatattcgaAGCACTAAATGTGAAGCACTGCATATGAAGTTCTACTTGACTGCACAAGGGGGATTGTTGTAGGGCTtgtagcccatggatgtgcgaCCCAATATAGTATCTAGGGTTTTTTTCCTACATGTATATATAGGATATTGTTCCATGTAACCTGATGATGCTGATTAATAGAAACCTCTCTttgtctctttacttttctctATTTTTCCACTGCAACAAAATACTAAATTTAGCTCAACGCTTTAGCTTTCATGACCGGATATTTTCTAAGGCTGTCTAGTACCACTAAAATAATTAACCAAAGACCACATCCAGAGTAAAGCCACGTTAGAGAGCAACCTTCACATGGAAGAAATGATGGTTTCTGTTGTGTTTTCCAAAGAGCTGGTTCTTGAGCTCGGGTAAGAACAAGGAGACGAAGCTAGTGGTACGAGTGTTATCGATGAGTTTTGGGGGAAAATGTGCATGAAAAAAAAACCCAGGCTGAGATAGGCATAACCATATATGCTGCCATTGATTTGGTAGTTAGTGGTAATgattaatgaagtctttaagactTATGAATTATTTGGAATGTTAGTTTATGCAAATCTTGAACTTTGTGTAGAAAAGGATTGTACAACATAGATTGAAGAAAGTTTTGAAAGAAATATCTTCTAAACTACAAGTTTGTATCTAACATTTACAAGGTCTGCCATGAATGTTTGTGGTTTGTGCTTAAATGGTGATGCTAAATGATGGAAGGTTATAGTTGTTGAACTCTGGTTGGAGATGGAAGGGAAAAACATCCCTTATTGCTGCTTGCAAAGTATGGCTAAAAGAAGTAAAGAATATagcttgttgttgctgctgtgaatGAGGTGTTTAGAAAGGTCGTAAGAAGCACTAATTTTTGTGACCGACTTGATGGTGATTGTCTGGGTGTCTAGAACATGAATTAGAAGCTAACAGAGTAGAGAAGTGAGTACCAATTTGTTATGAGTAATGATAGATTGGACTGGTGAATTATAATATACGTTTATTAGAGTTGCGTTTATTAGCAGACACACTTATTATTACCGCCCACGGACAACCAGAATTATAATATGCGTTTGACTCGAACACAATTTTAATGTTTGTATCATTAAAGACgagcttatttatttattttgataaacaaagaaccttttcattaatgggattacaaggttacaatgagtttaagatcaaaaataagagaatacaaaggaACATGAAcatatcgtaagagtacaatatCGAAAAATCcgacaagaaaaagaaaaggattacCAGAAtgacaaatgcaaatattaataaaatccgattaaatcggaagaaaTATGATTTTTCTCGGAGTTAATGTCTGAATTTCACATGCAACTAGTAAGCTCGTTTAGATTTAACAATTTCTCCGTACCACCGGTGGGGAAAATCTCTGAAAGCTAAAGCTAAATTTAGCTTTCTTGACTGTAGAGGGATTTTTTTCACGATTTGTCTAGTACCACATCCAGAGTAGTCAATTAAAACCTCGTCAGAGAACAACTCCGCTTCTTGATATATATAAATTATAGTATAATTAGCCATAAAGTAGAAATTTGGTACTACCACCACTGCCCACTCTATAGAAGAAGACCTGGTCAAGCTGTTTGTGTGTGTAATCAACGGAAGACCGCCTCTTTTTTCGTAATCAATGCGAATGCGTCAACACAGGCAGCCTTCTTATGTTTGAATCTTCTTGTTCAGTTTCTTAATCCATCGAACCTTTTGGTGACATTATCCATTTAAATGCGATGTTCACTCAGTGTGATTAGTAAGTAAACCCTAAACTCTATTGATTAAAAAAACCAACCATCAAAATATCTGCACatcttatactaatataaagaaaaaagagatttttggtgaaGCCTTCTTTTTGGTTGGTCACAAAAAGCCAAAATAGTTTGGTGTCACCTGATATTACAAATATAACCTTAAAAATTAACCATTACTATGCATTTGTATTCAAGAGTGAAAATGTACATTGGATCAATGTTTGTATATTCACAAGAATGttattgttttaaaaatagattaaaaaatttaaaacatagaTATCTCTAAAAATATACATTGGATTTTTACAAAATTAacatatttggaaagctctttgaattatctatgTAATGGGTATAAACAATAATATTAAATTTTTATtctaagaattttttttcattattatCATTAAAAATCCAATACAAACATGTGCATCCCAAGTGTGGCCTAACTAATCAgcagagagaaaagaagaaatttaTTGTATATTAAGCACCacgtaatctctttcctttcttaTCAATTTCCCGCTTTTCTCCACGTATTCTAACGTGAATGCGCAGAGCGGATAGAGACGAGGAGGAATCATTTGAACAGTTCAGCCATCTTTTATTTTACTTCTACAagctatttcttcttcttctgctgtgcTAATAAAAACTTGTTAAGATATTTTTTCAATTAGATTAGAAGTTAAACCAAAATTTTGAGCAGTCAAAGCAACATTTTCTTAGAAAGTAAAGAAGTTCGTAGTAGTATGCTGCACAGACAACCTTGACATTAGCTTTGAAACGCGTCTCATTTTTTCCGAGTCATGCacgactagggctgcacatgggcgggtatgggcgggtataagttaaaaccaacctcgcacccacagattgCAGGgtctttttcataaccaaccccgcacccacaaatagcgggcgggttttgttacccgcccgctacgggttgggcgggtatgggtttaaacgggtttaaacccgctttatattcaagtatttagagtaacttctattctccttgattaagtgagaaaaaaaaaccaaaacccccaaaatattcatatctaggaagttcacagatgaagattaagtgttgaatctgttgatttttcgattgttgtcgatttctggtgaagattcgaagttgttgttgtcgatttctggtgaagatttctggtaattgtcgttcgtaggtgaagaaggagaactgaggaggaagaagaggagaggacgaacagagagaagagtgtagaaagtgaatgagggttatcagttatcctatctactagtattagggtttcataatggacgactaggattagttttatctaatggtatataatctgcgggttttttgggcgggtatgggcgggtattagcttaaaccaacctcgcacccacagacaacggttttttttttcataaccaaccccgcacccacaacgggcgggtatggattaaaaacccacggatttaacgggtacgggtgggtttgggtatcgtgggcgggtcttgtgcagccctgcACGACGAGTCCCTCCCGCTAGTCTTTTTTCCTCCAACGACCAAAACCCACAGGCAGCCCCCTCTCTCTGTATCCCCACGGCCCCACCAGACCACTATCCACCACCACCCACCGtacctctctctctctccctcgtCTTCCTTTTAAAACCCAAAATTTGTTCCTTGTTTCTCTGCTCCAAAACAGACTTTTTCCACTTCCATAAAAGAAGAAGACTGGGCAGCCAGAAATATGCTTgaaacttcatcttcttgtttccgTCCAGCAGCAACCAAAACCATTGATATCAATCCATCATCAGCGCCAACGGTATCAGGTAAACCTAATGTCACTACTTGTATTTATCAAACACCAGATTTAGGTCTCATTTCACTCACTTGGTACAGAAATGTCATTGGAAGATCTCTTCAGATTGACTTTCGGTTAGACAGCGCTAGTGAAATCTCTACTAGTTTTAATCTTCATATTAAGCCATTTCTTTTCTGGAGAAGAAATGGTTCCAAAAGTTTGAATCTCAAAGATTCCACCAAAAAATCCATCCAAATCTATTGGAACCTTTCTAAAGCTAAATTTGGTTCCGATCCTGACCCTGAACCTAAATCTGGGTTTTATGTTGGtattgttgttgatggtgttATGATTCTTGTTGTTGGTGATTTACAAAATGAAGCGTATAGTAAGACTAAAGCTACTATGAAAAAAGCccctgagaagaagaagaataatcagCCGGTATTGGTTTTGAGAAGAGAAGATGTTGTTTTTGGTACTAGTAGTAGTAGTAGATTTTCTTACtctacaaaaacaaaatttggtggTAAAACTAGAGATATTTCAATTGACTGTTCTAGTAGcatcgatgatgatgatgaggaggagaagGAGGAGAACAAACAGCTTTGTTTCAGTATAGATGGCGAAAAAGTAgtagaaatcaagagattgaAATGGAAATTTAGAGGAAATGAAATTATTGAAATTGATGGGAGGATCCCAATTCATATATCTTGGGATGTTTACAGCTGGTTGTTTCAATCATCAAGTGAAGGCCATGCAGTTTTTATGTTTAGATTTGAAAATTATGatgctgatgaagaagaagaagaagaagaagaagaaatgattaATGAGAAAATTAGTGATATGATTACTTGCGGATTTGGGTTTGGATTAAAGAAAAGAAGATGTTATTATAAATCAACAAgttattcatcatcttcatcatcaacaatgtCTTCATCAGTTTCTTCTAGTTCAGTTATGGAATGGGCAAATACTGAAGATAGTGAATTAGATCCTCCTGGATTTTCTTTATTGATTCATGCTTGGAAGAAGaactaaacaaaacaaaaactaacACATTTGTTCTTGAATATAGTTAAATTCTTAGCTAGCTAGATTGGATCAGATCTAACCCAATGTTATTAGTTTTTATTATTATCTGAACTGATTCTAATTTTGATTGTTGTCTTCTAAACATTGAGTTTTGTAAAAAGATTCTTAGATTTGTTTGTAAACAGTTGTTTGTTTGTATTTGATTCTAGTTTTGCTTACAAATTTccatttccaatcaaaatagagaaCACCACACCCATGTGAATATGAATAGATAGATTCTCATGTGAATAGGAAAGGAAGGAATGCCTTCTCATAGATATGCCAGTGATGCCACCTAAAGAGAAAATTACAGGTATAAGCAAAAGTCACCCATTTTGTGATCATCCCTACCTGACGATCTCTCTATGCCTTCAATATATTACAAGTAGGAACAGCAACAATGCTGGCAAAGGGGAGACCTATACAAGTCCACAGAATAAATATAAAAGACACTGTATAAATGGAGATTAAAAACTTCAGTTATAAGCAAACAAGAGTATTGAAATCCCTTTCAGAAGGTACGAGGCATGTGTCCTGGCGCAAAGACGGACACATAATATGCGTGTTTCCAATGAGAGTTTCGTGTATTGATGAACCAATTCATGAGATTAATATGAGATACAGCATAGATGTTCTCATTTTAAGTAAGCAAGAGGAATAAGGATTACCCGAGGAAGCACAGAAAATGGCGAGAAGTCACTAGCGCAGCAGTGAAAGATGCTGGTGGTATCTGGATGTTAAACCCCAC
Coding sequences within:
- the LOC113273147 gene encoding uncharacterized protein LOC113273147 — encoded protein: MLETSSSCFRPAATKTIDINPSSAPTVSGKPNVTTCIYQTPDLGLISLTWYRNVIGRSLQIDFRLDSASEISTSFNLHIKPFLFWRRNGSKSLNLKDSTKKSIQIYWNLSKAKFGSDPDPEPKSGFYVGIVVDGVMILVVGDLQNEAYSKTKATMKKAPEKKKNNQPVLVLRREDVVFGTSSSSRFSYSTKTKFGGKTRDISIDCSSSIDDDDEEEKEENKQLCFSIDGEKVVEIKRLKWKFRGNEIIEIDGRIPIHISWDVYSWLFQSSSEGHAVFMFRFENYDADEEEEEEEEEMINEKISDMITCGFGFGLKKRRCYYKSTSYSSSSSSTMSSSVSSSSVMEWANTEDSELDPPGFSLLIHAWKKN